Genomic DNA from Bifidobacterium sp. ESL0769:
AAGGGTCTCGTCGACACCGGTGAGGGCAAGGCGTATCTGACCCTGCCCGTCGGCGTAGGGACCCCACCCGACGGCATGTCCTTCCAATCCAACGGAGGATGGGCCACCAACCCCAACGGCACCGGCCAAACCTACAACGCCGGAGACACCACCATCCCCACCACCGCAGGCACACCCGGAGGCACCAGCGAAACTAAAGTCACCCTCTACGCCCAATGGAGGATGCGCACCCAGGCACCCGCACGCGGCCAAGCCTGCACCAGCGTGGCCGGCTGGCAGCAATGGGGAACCAGCGCAGGCGCCATCAACGGCATCACGGGACAGGACACCGGAGCCGTCTGCTACACCATTGAAGGATCCACCCTGCGCCTGACCGGAGGAACCAGCCCCAATTACCGGACCGCCACGGACATTCCTTGGGACGGACGCAAGAGCGCCATCACCAAGGTCAGCATCGAGGGCGACGTCACCTTCACCACCAGCGCCGAATACGGCGGAGACAGCCATCCACTCGCCGACATGACGAACCTGACCTCCATCGACAGCAACGGCCATACAATCAACCTCGACCGGAACTGCGGCACCAGCTTCTTCAGCAGCGATTCCTCGCTCACCAGCCTGGACCTGACCGGGTGGAAGACCAGAACCCTCACCGACATGGTCAACATGTTCGGCTCATGCACCAGCCTGAAGACGGAGACCCTGAAGGGCATACAGGATTGGGATATCAGCTCGGTCCGAAACATGAACGCAGCATTCCAAGGAGACACGGCCCTGACCGGCCTGGACCTATCCGGCTGGAAGACCAGCTCGCTCACCGCATCGTGGCACGTGTTCTACGACTGCCCGAACCTGACAGACCTGGACATCAGCGGCTGGGACACCAACGGAACCAGCATGAGCTCCGGCATGCTCCCCGCGAACCTGCAACGCCTGCGCCTGGGGACATCCACCAAGCTCAAAGCAGAAGCGTTCGACCAGATCGCCACGACCACCGCCTGGCACGAGTGGGACTGGCCCCAAGGCCACCACCCCTCCGACCTCGGACTCGTAGGAGCCACGGCCGGGACACCCGGCGACGGCACGCTGACCACCCTCGAGGCCCGCACGGCCTCCGCACACCCAGAAGGCACCTACATCCGCAGCGATGTCAATCCCACCTGGACCGATCTCACCTACGACCTCAACGGCGGAACAGGAGACGCGAGCCTGCCCGCCCAGATAGGCCAGGCGGCCACCGGCGGACAGCCGAAGCGCGACGGGCTCGCCATCGACACCACCTTCAAGGACGGCGAATACACGATCCCCGACGGCACAACTGATACCGGCAACGCCGCCCACCACATCACCGCCAACAAGCCCCACAGCCTGTTCAACGGATGGACCATCGACACCGGCAACGTCACCGCGAACGCGTCCGGCGGGACCGCCACGGTCAGCAACCACACCATCACCGCGGCCAAGGGAGCCGGCGGCACCGCCACCGTCGCCGCCCAATGGACCTCGACACCCCAGGCCATGCCCGGCACACCGGCCGTGACTGTCACCCCGCGCACCACCGACCAGGGCGGCATCAGCGTAAGCGTCACCGCCACACTCGGCCAGTCCATGCCCGCCATCGACGCCAGCAACGGCGACCCGGCCAAGCCCGCCGTAAGCGCCGGCGGCACGGTCAAGGTCTGTGCCAAACCCAGCAGCCAGAACGCCGACTTCTACTCGGTGCAGTGCAGCCCCAAGACCAGCACCACAGGCGGCAGCCAGACCATCACCCCCGAAGCGCTGCAACTGCCCGGCAGCTCCGCCATCTCCGGCAACGCGCCCGCCTTCCCCGACCCCGGCGAACAGTACACGCTGGCCGCCATGTACACGCTCACCGACCCACAGACCCGCAACCAGATCGACTCCACCGCCACACAAGCCGGAGGCGGCCTCACCACCGGCACCCTGCCATGGGCCGACACCACCTTCGACACCAACGACTCCCACGGAGGCAACGGCACACCACCAACCGACGCCAAATCCTTCGTCGACACCGCCAGCGGCAAGGCCTGGGCCTCCCTGCCCAACGCCACCGCCACCATGACCCCCGAACACACATTGTTCGCCGGATGGTCCGCCACCGCGAGCGCCGCCAACCCCGACCAAGGCATGGGCGACCCGGCCAGCCGCATCATCCAACTGGACGCCACCACCGGCGCCACAGAGACCCAGACCACCCTCTATGCGGTCTGGCACAAGCTCACCGCACCCACCGTCACCGGCATCAAACGCAATACGCTCACCAACACCATCACGGTGACCGGCACCGCCACCCCCTGGACCGCGCAGGAAGGCGTCGGCCTCGACCTCACCCCGCTGGACAGCCAGGGCGGCCTCACCCCCGCAGGCACGAGGTACGCCACCATCAGCCCCACCGACCAGCAAGGCAACCCGCTGGCCTACGACGGGCACACCGCGCACCCCTGGACCCTGACCCTCACCGCAAACGACCTGTCCACAGGCGGCCGATACCGCGCCGACGCCAAGATCCGAGCCATGGACCAAGCCTGGCGCGACACCAACGCCGGCTTCTACGTCTATAGCGCCGCCGCCAGCAGCCCGACCAACCTGCCCGGCTACTTCCAGCACAGCCTCCCGCTGACCGGCGGGCAACGCACCATGCTCATCATCGCCCTCGCCTTGCTGGGAGTGTTTCTCACCGGCATGAGCCAGCTCGCCCGCAACCGCCGACGCTGGCACCACCAATAAACAAAGACTTCTCGCCCCCAGCCGCATCCAACCAACCGGCCGAGGACGGGAACCCAACCGGGTGCCGGCACGGGACCAACACACCAACAACCAACCCCGCGCCGGCACCCACACCCACCAACAAACAACACCAGACAACAACACGAAAGGAACCGCCAGGCAGCAAACACTACAACCCCGCGAACGCCGGCCGCACCCAGCCGTCACCACAGCCCGCATCACCGGGCGAACAAACGTGGCAACCACTCTACAGCCTGTACCACAAACCCGCGCACGCCCAGCCAAAGGACAGCGGCACCCACCCGACGGCCAACACCACCAACCCGCGCGCACCCGACCAACGGACGGCACCAACCGTCCCGACCACCGGACCGTCACGCACAGACCCAACCCCCTAATACAGGCACACGGGACCAGTCTTTCATGCCCAAATCGCGACACGCCGAAGGACACCGCTGTTTCACTGTGTTCCAAGACCGCGTCAAATCCTTCCGAAAACCCACAAATTGTAAGGCAAAGTAAGACGGCAAACGTTCCACACAACCTCCGGCAACGACGCCACAAACCCCCATCCGCCATACAGCCCCGTGTTGAATTTGGGCGTAAGACACCCTAGTGTTTAATCAATAGTTTAGGTGTTGTGTGGAAACGCGACGTATTACACAGAGTCGCGTCTCGAAATTTAGAAGAGTCTGAAGTAATAAAGGGTGGGTACCTTATGAGCGTCATCAACAGTCTCATCGCACTGACAATGTGCATAGCCACGGGAATCGTACCCCCCCCCCGCAAAATGAACCGTCACTAAACAACCCGGTCAATTCCGGCACAGCCGCTTCCAGCCAGACTGTCACCTCCACCTCGTCGGTCACACCCACACCCACTTCCGTCTCCGCGTCATCGACGATCCAGACCAACGGCTCCACCGCATCCTCATCCACAACGCTTTCCACTTCCACTACCACCGCTCCCACCGGCAACGCCGCCAGTCAGACCCCAAGCACCACCAACATTCAGGCATCCAACAAACCCGTACAACCGTCGAACGCCAACCAGCCAAAGAACGCCAGTCAAACCCAGGGTCCCGCCCAACCAACAAAACAACTTAAAAACACCAAGAACACCGCGCTCGGCACCACCAAGACCGGCCTCACCCACACCAACGCCGCCGCCACCCCCATAGCCAAACCCAAAACACTAAGCGCCCTTGCAACAAAAGACTTCTCCAACGCATCCAAAACCCTCGCCACATTCCTGCAAAGAATGAAATCGGCGTCCCATACCAGCAACAATCACCAGCCCACACCGGCCAACACCCTGCCGCGCGCCGCAGCCACTCTGCCCGTCAGCCAGAGTCCCGTTGGCGCCAAAACCGCATCCCCGCTAACACGCGAAGCGCCCGCCATGGGTCCGCAGGATGAACCCACGGTCGGCCCACAATGGGGGTACAACGACCCCACCGGCCATATCAGAGGCGTGCGATTCACTGCAGACGGTGCCGGCAATGTCGACATCACCGGCACCGCCGACGACACCGACAAGCCCTTCGGCAACGACAACACCTGGATCATGGCACGCGTCTGCCCCACCAGCACCGGCACCCCGTACCTCTCCGGCACATGGATCCCCTCCGAATGCAGCGACATCGAGCTGTACACCAACGGACACCCCAACGGCGAAACAGGCACGTTCTCGTTCGGCCCCGGCCGGTGGGGCATCTTCTACAACGCCGCCGGATCCGCCGCCAACACCGCCATCGACACCTCGCACTCCGTCACCGCCAACGACTTCAAGTTCGGCCTGCACACCACCTACAACATCTGGCTGTTCAGACGCGACCGCATGTACCAGCACATCACTTCTCCTTCCGCGAACCTCGCTGCCTACACGCCCACCACCGCAATATCAAGCGTCGTGATCACCTACAACATGACCGACATGACAGGCGCGTCGAAACCAGCGGACCGGACCATCGACACCACCAACGGCGACGGCAGCATCACCCTCGCCGGCGAACCAAGCCACCCCTCATGGCAGGCCTTCGACGGCTGGTACTTCAACTACACCAACTACAACGCGGGCCAGAGCGTATCCTTCGCCAAAGGCACCAACGCCACATACACTGTCACACCCCGCTGGCACACCAGAACCACCAAAGTCAGGTTCAACTACAACCTCAACGGCATGTCCGGTGGTACACCCGGCTCCCAGGAAATCAACACCACCTGGTTCGACGGCTCGATCACTCTCCAGAATCCGCCCTCACACCCCGACTGGCAGATCTTCGACGGATGGACCGTCGACGGCTGGGACAACGAGAACCCCGGCAAGACCTACACGTATTCCATCCACGACGAGGGCACCCACACCGTCACCGCACGCTGGCACGTCCGCCCCGACAAGGTCACCATCAACTACAACGCCAACGGATCCGGCTGCAGCATGCCCGGCCAGCAGACCGCCGACAGCGCCAACTACAGCAGCACCACCCTCGCCGGCACGCCATCATGCCCCGCCCACACCGCCTTCGACGGATGGACCATCAACTACAACAACTACGCCCCATACGGCACCTTTTATTTCACCCAGCACGTCACCGCCACCTACACCGCCACCGCACGCACCCACCCAGTCACCGCGCCCACAGGACTCGCCGCCAGCTACCACACCACCGGCAACACGGTAACGCTCACGGGCACCGCCAACGTCCAATCCGGCGACAAGATCACCGCCTGCATGACCGAAGGCACCGGAGCCGCCAGCTGCCAGTCCTCACCCACCGCGCCAAACGCCAACAGCGCATGGAACTGGACCGTCACCTTCCCATCCACCGACTACACCACTAAATATGGCTACGGTCACCAGCACCACTTCACCGCCAAACTCACCAGCAAAGGTGTAGACAGCACCCAAGTCGACCTGCGGGGCTCCCTGCCCTGGACCACCGTCAGCTACGACAAAGGCGACGGCACCGGCACCCCGCCCGACAGCACCGACGCCCTCACCGACAGCGCCGCCAACAAGACCCGGCTCACCCTTCCCGGCCAAGGAAGCATGACCGCGCCCACGCACACCTGGTTCGACGGCTGGAAGAACAGCGCCGGCACTTCAAGCTGGCAGCCCGGAGACCGAACCGTCCCCATCGACGGCGCACCGACCGACGCCAACGGCCACACCACCCTCACCCTCACCGCCCAATGGCACACCGTCCAGGCGCCGACCAACCTCACGGCCGCCTACCACATCACCGGCACCGTCACCCTGTCCGGCACCGCAGACGTCCAGTCCGGCGACAAGATCACCGCCTGCATGACCGAAGGCACCGGAGACACCGCCTGCCAGCCAGCCATCACCGCCACCACCAACAACAGCGCATGGAACTGGACCATAAGCTTCCCCGCCACCGACTACACCACTAAATATGGCTACGGTCACCAGCACCACTTCACCGCCAAACTCACGGACAAAAGCGTAGACAGCGCCACCGCCGACCTGAAAGGCACCCTGCCTTGGATGACCGTCACCTACAACAAGTCTGACGCCACCGGCACCGCACCTCACGACAGCGACGCTCTCGTCGACACGGCCACCGGCAAGGCCCCATTCACCATCCCCGGCCAGGGTTCCATGACCCCGCCCACCGGCGCATGGTTCGAAGGCTGGAAGAACCCGGACGGCACCCTCACCTGGCAGGCAGGAACCGCCACCATCCCAACCAACGCCAGCGGCGCCACCACCGATGCAAACGGGCACACCACCCTCACCCTCACCGCCCAATGGCACACCGTCCCCGCGCCCACCGGCGTCACCGCACGTTACAGCCATACGGACAACCGCGTCTATCTGACCGCCGCCGGCCTCCAAGCCGGCGCCACTAACTGGGAGATACAGGTCAAGCCCACGCCAACCGACGATTTCAACTACGCGTCGAATACATCCATGACCGGCCAATCCCAATACTATAGCCCCTATTTCACGCCCGGCGCCACATGGACGGCTCGGGCCCGCGCCACCTACACCGACCCCAGCGGCAACAACGTCACCAGCGACTGGAGCACCGAGATCACCGGCATCCTGCCCTACATGACCGTGACCCTCGACCCCGGACAGGCCACCGGCGATGCCACCACCATCAAGGCCCTCATCGACACCGGCGAAAACAAGGCGCACCTGACCCTGCCCTCCGGCGTCGGCACCCCGCCCGCCGGCATGGCCTTCCAAGCCAACGGCGGATGGGCCACCAACCCCAACGGCACCGGCAACACCTACAACGCCGGAGACACCGCCATCCCCACCACCGCAGGCACACCCGGAGGCGCCGGCGAGACACTGGTCACCCTCTACGCCCAGTGGAGGATGCGCACCCAGGCACCAGCACGCGGACAGGCCTGCACCAGCGTGGCCGGCTGGCAGCAATGGGGCACCAGCGCCGGAGCCATACCCGGCATCGACCACCAAGATACTGGAGCCGTGTGCTGGGCCATCGAGGGATCCACCCTGCGCCTGACCGGCGGTACCAGCCCCGCCAGCTACAACTACGGCGACATCCCCTGGAACGGGCAGAAAAGCGCCATCGCCAAGATCTCGATCGAGGGCGACCTCACCCTCACCAACGCGGACGGACACTACGGCCAAACATTCGGCAACATGCCGGCCCTGACCTCGATGTCCGACAACAACCACCGGGTCAACCTCGACAGCACAGGCGGGCGCTACCTGTTCCAGAACGACTCCGTTCTGACCGGCCTGGACCTGTCCAGCTGGCGCACCGACACCGCCACGTCCTTCTCCGGGATGTTCGACTCCTGCCGCAAGCTGGAGACCCTGACCGGCATGGAAAACTGGCACACAGGCAAGGTCACAAACCTCTCAGAACTGGCCTCGCGAAACCCGAAGCTCAAGACGCTCGACCTGTCAGGATGGGACACCAGCAAAACCACCGACATGGGCAAGATGTTCTATGGCTGTAACTCCATGACGGACATCGACCTGACCGGCTGGGATACCAGCAACGTCAACGTCACAGACATGACATGGCTGCTGCCCAGCAACGTGCAACGCCTCCGCCTCGGCCCGAAGGCCCAGCTCAAGGGAAGAGCGTTCGATCAGATCTCGTACGGCCACTCCGACTCCCTCTGGCACGAATGGGACTGGCCCAAAGACCACCACCCCAGCGACCTCGGACCCGTAGGAGCCACGGCCGGCACCAGCGGCGATGGCACCCTCAACACCCTCAAGGCCCGTGCCGCCTCCGCCACACCCCAGGGCACCTACATCCGCAGCGACGTCAACCCCACCTGGACCGACCTGAAATACGACCTCAACGGCGGCACCGGCGACGCCAGCCTGTTCACCCAGCCCGGCGCGGCCGCCACGGGCTC
This window encodes:
- a CDS encoding BspA family leucine-rich repeat surface protein produces the protein MHSHGNRTPPPQNEPSLNNPVNSGTAASSQTVTSTSSVTPTPTSVSASSTIQTNGSTASSSTTLSTSTTTAPTGNAASQTPSTTNIQASNKPVQPSNANQPKNASQTQGPAQPTKQLKNTKNTALGTTKTGLTHTNAAATPIAKPKTLSALATKDFSNASKTLATFLQRMKSASHTSNNHQPTPANTLPRAAATLPVSQSPVGAKTASPLTREAPAMGPQDEPTVGPQWGYNDPTGHIRGVRFTADGAGNVDITGTADDTDKPFGNDNTWIMARVCPTSTGTPYLSGTWIPSECSDIELYTNGHPNGETGTFSFGPGRWGIFYNAAGSAANTAIDTSHSVTANDFKFGLHTTYNIWLFRRDRMYQHITSPSANLAAYTPTTAISSVVITYNMTDMTGASKPADRTIDTTNGDGSITLAGEPSHPSWQAFDGWYFNYTNYNAGQSVSFAKGTNATYTVTPRWHTRTTKVRFNYNLNGMSGGTPGSQEINTTWFDGSITLQNPPSHPDWQIFDGWTVDGWDNENPGKTYTYSIHDEGTHTVTARWHVRPDKVTINYNANGSGCSMPGQQTADSANYSSTTLAGTPSCPAHTAFDGWTINYNNYAPYGTFYFTQHVTATYTATARTHPVTAPTGLAASYHTTGNTVTLTGTANVQSGDKITACMTEGTGAASCQSSPTAPNANSAWNWTVTFPSTDYTTKYGYGHQHHFTAKLTSKGVDSTQVDLRGSLPWTTVSYDKGDGTGTPPDSTDALTDSAANKTRLTLPGQGSMTAPTHTWFDGWKNSAGTSSWQPGDRTVPIDGAPTDANGHTTLTLTAQWHTVQAPTNLTAAYHITGTVTLSGTADVQSGDKITACMTEGTGDTACQPAITATTNNSAWNWTISFPATDYTTKYGYGHQHHFTAKLTDKSVDSATADLKGTLPWMTVTYNKSDATGTAPHDSDALVDTATGKAPFTIPGQGSMTPPTGAWFEGWKNPDGTLTWQAGTATIPTNASGATTDANGHTTLTLTAQWHTVPAPTGVTARYSHTDNRVYLTAAGLQAGATNWEIQVKPTPTDDFNYASNTSMTGQSQYYSPYFTPGATWTARARATYTDPSGNNVTSDWSTEITGILPYMTVTLDPGQATGDATTIKALIDTGENKAHLTLPSGVGTPPAGMAFQANGGWATNPNGTGNTYNAGDTAIPTTAGTPGGAGETLVTLYAQWRMRTQAPARGQACTSVAGWQQWGTSAGAIPGIDHQDTGAVCWAIEGSTLRLTGGTSPASYNYGDIPWNGQKSAIAKISIEGDLTLTNADGHYGQTFGNMPALTSMSDNNHRVNLDSTGGRYLFQNDSVLTGLDLSSWRTDTATSFSGMFDSCRKLETLTGMENWHTGKVTNLSELASRNPKLKTLDLSGWDTSKTTDMGKMFYGCNSMTDIDLTGWDTSNVNVTDMTWLLPSNVQRLRLGPKAQLKGRAFDQISYGHSDSLWHEWDWPKDHHPSDLGPVGATAGTSGDGTLNTLKARAASATPQGTYIRSDVNPTWTDLKYDLNGGTGDASLFTQPGAAATGSTPKRDGLAIDTTFRNGTYTTANPTHITGNKPHQLFNGWTVNTGNVTGGTATVSNHTITAARGAGGVATITAQWAPVPEALPTNTPQVAVTPRTTDQGSAGVGAAATFNTAMDATTDPARPAIAAGGTMSVCVKPSSQNDDYTPGQCHTKTGTTGGSQTITPDPFALPGSLTGGQATTFPAPGEAYTLAATYTTHDPQTHNQVESNATQNGGGLTIGILPWVNASFDTNDTHGGTGTAPTALQSFVDTASGKAWASLPNATNSMKPGNAVFAGWTTTPTNEQPDQSMGDPNSRNIQLPATTGATETQTTLYAVWHRLATPTVTGFKRDALANTVTITGTSTPWTSEDEIHVEITPLDGQAGFSPGSLNTSISATDGQGHALPYDGHTEHPWEAEIPEYQMPAGGRFRTRTTLEAYDHAWRDTNAGFHAYSATASEQSNLPGHHQHALPLTGGQRTMLIILLALLGVLLTAGSQLARNRRRWHHQ